Proteins from a single region of Rhipicephalus sanguineus isolate Rsan-2018 chromosome 5, BIME_Rsan_1.4, whole genome shotgun sequence:
- the LOC119394221 gene encoding haloacid dehalogenase-like hydrolase domain-containing protein 2, producing the protein MIHFCRNVCPRFSLVCRLYSVMTSAKHVKTALIDLSGTIHVDDKIIPGAVEALERLRAAGIQIQFVTNTTKESRRRLHERLVSLGFKISLDEIFSSLTAARSFIEVRNLRPHLMVSEAAMEEFQGMDTNDPNAVLIGLAPEKFNYAPMNEAFRLVLDGALLVAIHKARYYRTNDGLALGPGPFVRALEFATDKTAEIVGKPDKTFFLTALRQLHARPEDTVMIGDDVRDDIDGAQQVGIRGILVQTGKYMVGDEIKIENRPWALVPSFVDAVDMILKSKR; encoded by the exons ATGATACACTTTTGCAGGAACGTTTGCCCGCGCTTCTCACTGGTCTGTCGCTTATATTCAGTAATGACTTCAGCGAAACACGTTAAGACGGCCCTCATTGATTTGAGCGGCACGATACATGTTGACGACAAGATCATTCCAGGGGCCGTCGAAGCACTAGAAAG GTTACGTGCTGCCGGGATCCAAATCCAATTCGTGACAAACACTACGAAGGAATCGCGGCGACGACTGCACGAGCGGTTGGTTAGTTTAGGTTTCAAGATTTCCTTGGACGAAATTTTCTCGTCCTTGACTGCTGCCAGGTCTTTCATTGAGGTGCGGAACCTGAGACCTCACCTTATGGTGTCTGAGGCTGCTATGGAAGAATTTCAAG GTATGGATACGAATGACCCCAATGCTGTACTGATTGGATTGGCACCAGAAAAATTCAACTATGCTCCTATGAATGAAGCATTTCG GTTAGTACTGGACGGAGCACTGCTTGTTGCAATCCACAAGGCACGCTACTACCGCACTAACGACGGCCTGGCCTTGGGACCGGGCCCATTTGTGAGGGCGTTGGAGTTTGCCACTGACAAGACAGCCGAGATTGTAGGCAAACCTGACAAGACTTTCTTCCTGACTGCTCTCAGACAGCTCCATGCTCGACCAGAAGACACTGTTATGATTGGTGAT GATGTTCGTGATGACATTGACGGAGCTCAACAAGTTGGCATCCGGGGAATTCTAGTGCAAACAG GGAAATATATGGTTGGCGACGAGATCAAGATAGAAAATCGTCCCTGGGCCTTGGTCCCATCATTTGTCGATGCAGTGGACATGATACTAAAGTCAAAGAGGTAG